DNA sequence from the Sceloporus undulatus isolate JIND9_A2432 ecotype Alabama chromosome 4, SceUnd_v1.1, whole genome shotgun sequence genome:
gataataaaagaaaatatggtaAGATGGGCACGGGATATAGGACATCCAATCCCATATGAAGAATGGCTGAAGGCCTGGGACAAGACAAATAAATTCACCGCCTCACAGTCTCTAAAAGAAAATCATCTCAAAATATCCAATAGATGGTATTTCACaccagctaaaataaaatatatatataaaatacctaacttaaaatgttggagatgtgggGAGAAGGAGGGCACGATGTGGCATATGTGGTGGTCTTGTAAAAAAGTCAAGAAATTTTGCTTTAAGGTTCATTCTGTGatacaaacagcattttcttttcaatttaacATGTCTCCAGAGTTCTATTTACTGAATATGTTGCCAAAGatggaaaaaaagatggaaaaaaaatattggagataTATTATATTTAGTTACTGCTGCAAGACTTGTGATAGCACAAAATTGGAAGAGCAGTAACCCACTACAAATAGAAGAATGGATGATAAAGAcacaagaaatgaaggaaatggacagattgaCAAAATTGCTAAATAATAGATTTGAATTAGAATTAAATGATGAGTGGTTACCAATAGCACAGACATGGGAAAGGTATTTgatataaagaaagatattttgatATAAATTTGATGTATGTGAAATGAGGTAAAAATGtgtgtacatttttttctttttattcagaaaCAGTTGTTTTTGTTAAATTGATTATAATCAAGTATAAAAAACTGAGAATGTAAATAAGACTAAGATGTGAAATGAGCaactcaaaataaaaaataaattaaaaaaaaaagaaatgtgcttGGTAAGATCATAGATGTAAAGGCCTTTGAACATTCAGTCAGCTTTTATTAATTCAAATTATATTAAATGCTGTGTGCAAGAACTACAGCTGTTATATGCAAGTGAATTAAATTAAAGGTTATGTTTCCCttctctggaattctgaaatccaaagtattTCAAAAATCAGAACTTTTTCAttagtggctgagatagtgacaactttgctttcttgTTTTCAAGAGTGTTTTTGGGGCAGATAAGAAAGCAGATAGTTATTTTCATTGTTGTAGCTGTGTACTGGTTTTTCCAGATGTTACAGAAGTCTGGCAACAGAAAAGGGAATCTGTAAATGCAGAGTTGTTTatactttttcaaaatatatttcccaCATTGGATATGATGGTAAGGTGTGGAGGCAGGAGAGTTGTGGAGTATTCTTCTCCTTTGTCCTTCAGTTAATCATTATCTCACATGAATTGTAAAAGATTTAAAACTTTACTGAATACATCTGAACTGTCTCCCCTCAGCGGTGTATCCAGATCATAGGTTCAACATTTCAAACAATCCTaagtatttttcttatttttctttttcctctagcCTTTCCTGGAGTGTTTTCTGCAACATTCATTCATCATGAAGTTATTGGAGGATATAGTCACCTGTTTACCATCCAAGGGTCTAACTCTCAACTGCAGCCCTACATGTTGCTTGCACATATAGATGTAGTTCCAGCTTCCCCTGAAGGCTGGGATGTTAGTGACCCTTTCTCTGCTGAGGAGCATAATGGGTTCATATATGGAAGAGGAACACTGGATAACAAAAACTCTGTCATGGTATATGCATTGTAAATTTACCTTTTGGAGAATGCAAAATGTTTATGAGAGGCAGATATGCATGAAATGTAATGTCCCATAAGATGTAGAGATGGCCATTAACTtggacatatttaaaaacaatttagagAAATTCATGGAGAGTGAAGCTTaccctttttctcttttattatttaatatgatGTTTATGTGTTTGTTGTTCTTCATGTTATTCTGTTTTATGTAATTTATGGTAAAAACCATCTCTCTTTTTATGATGGTCTGTgaataataaattattgattgatCTGTTTGCATTCCACAGGGGATTCTACATGCACTGGAATTCTTACTGAGACGAAATTACCGGCCACAAAGAAGTTTCTATATTGGCCTTGGGCATGATGAAGAGGTATTTTTATGACATACAATATCCACCATACTTGTGGCATTCAGTGCCACAGTTTGCATGTTGGGTGCAGGATTTTAGTAGTTCTTAGAATGAACCTGTACAGTTCATTTAGATTCTACATTTTTGATACAAGTGGCTTGAGGCATAATGGTCTTTCCAGTCGAAGATAACTTTATAGTAGTTGCCTTTTTCTAATGAAGCATTGGATGCTTGCTGCTACCTGATGCAAAATAGTACGATAGTGGCTTGATATCATGAGAtcctgttatgttttttttttccagataggtggtcaaaaaggagcaaaaaagattgtggctgagctggaatctaGAGGGTTAAAACTTGCTTTCCTGCTTGATGAGGGAAGCTTCATCTATGATGGGATCGTCACAGGAATAGAGAAACCTGTAGCTCTGTAAGTAAGTTTACCACAAGAAATGTTACTGTTACTCTTATGAAACAATAGggagctggaagccatgcctaaTGAAATGCAAATAATTCAGACATTATCTAACAGTAGATTCTTATCTACCCTTTGTTTGGCCCTTCTCTAGAGTGTTAAAAATGTATAGTGCACCCCATCTTGCTTTATGATAAATATAAATGACTGACCACAGAAATATACTTAGTCAAAATGATtccagccaagaagacaaacaaatgggtcctagaacagatcaagccagaaatctccatggaagtcatgatgactaaactgaggctgtcatactttggacacatcatgagaaggcatgactcattggaaaaaacaacaatgctaggaaaagtggagggaggtagaaagagagggaggcctcatgctagatggatagactttatTGAGGAGTTTGCAAGTATGAGTTTGCAAGTACaagtatgagtttacaggaagtcttggagatgtctcatccacagggtctccatgggttGGGATCGGCTCAAGGgtgtttaataaaaacaaatggaaTAATATGTATGCATTTGGAGTCCTGTTTTGGGGATACTGGTATTCGTTTTAAAAGGCTCATCCATATTACTGAAAGGAGCAGGATAAATGGGCAATGGAGTCATTGGATTTCAAACAGGTGTGAGGCTTTTCTGTTTTGAGCGGACCAGAAAAGAATTATTATAGTTCCTATTGTGTTACACAGCATAGCAGTGTTGTGAACTGATCAAAAACGACAAGCATGATAcacactttttgtgtgtttttattttttgagtaGATAAAAAAATTCTAAATAGAATCATCAGTAAAGTGGCAAATGCTAGACCTGATTATCAAAAGAGGCATATTTGATAGAGAAAAAACCTGCTGTGAATTTCATTAATGCATTTTCCTCCACTTATCAGAATAGCCATCACAGAAAAGGGTGCAATTACAGCACATTTCGGTGTGACGTCAGTGCCAGGCCATTCTTCTGCACCACCTAAGAGGACAAGCATTGGTATTCTTTCTGAAGCAATGTCCAGGTCAGTGTTTAGGGAGTCCCtataccaggagaaaggcaggatatgaatagttgttgttgttgttatctgtccCAGTAGCAAATTTCTAAGACAATGTGATTCATGTCTACTCAAATGAAAGTCCCCTTAGGTTCAGTTAGAACTTCTTTCCAggtaaggccagggtgggtggatgaccagatgaatggtggagggagtttttgACTGTGGTGTGTGTAagatgggaaccagaaaggagatgtgataaactggccaagagcatcTTCATGAGGCTGGAGTGTTAAACAGTGTTATAATTTCCCACACTTTCATATGGTCATCTACCCACCCTGGCCTGAGGCAGTATCCTTCCTCCTGCCCTTGTCtctcaatgaccatagttaaaactgaagttgtcacctcatcactatacccacaagttttgcatttctgtggctaCTCAGGCAGTCTAaatataaaggtccttcctgggcagtAGTTCACTCTACGAATTTGAGGAAGTAGATCTAATCTACCAAAATGCATGCTACCACTTCTTTcaacaattagtctcaaaggggctacaggatccctttgggTACccatattccagactaacatggctatgcccttgatttttccagttgttgttgtggcCTCTAGGTGTGTTACTGCTTATGCAACTGGTTGTAAAAAGCCTGAACTACCAGTTTTATAACAGGTTGTGCAATTGTAAACTATGCTGACTCTCCTCCACCCTCCAAGACATGGCATCCACAAATACAAAATCATATATCCTAGCCAGAATGGcatttatgctacaacttctttcacacagttagtctcaaagatgttacaagatccctttgtgtactgatacTTGAAACCAACgaggctatgtctctgaataaatGTAACTGGATGGCCTTAGGAATGTGAATATCTGGTTAGATAAGCCCTAGCTATAGAATAGTGTTAACAGTTCATGGTGCAAATCTGTTGTCATTCCAGTATTGTAGAATTTTAGATTATAAGCTTGTCAAGGCATAtcaggactgtggcagtggcccaGATCAGGCTGTgcctgtgcagttgccacagtcccgGCATGATCGGGTTGGGAGAGGCCTATGGCCACTGTTTTTGCCCTGTCTGCATGACCCCTTAGACATGTATGCAGAGACCATATTCCAAATAATTTTTGCCTCTCATCTGAGAGGACACTGCTTCCATTTCCTTAgtgaaatgtgtgtgcatgtatgtgtctttaagttgccttgtcaatttatggtgaccccatgaatttcatagaattttcttggacAAAGAATActaagaagtggttttgctacttcattcctctgaaatatagcctatagcacctgtaATAGGGTGAAAAATAGCTTGTATGTCGTTGTGGAGGTGGctctaaaaaaaaacctgccagtGTTTTCAGACTTCCagaaagcaatataaaatatgtatgtttgtttttttaagaaatgcaTTTAGGAACCTGTTACAATAGAAAAGATAAAGGTTTATTTTATAGTACATAGAACTAtagaaggaaatgctgtggatatagtatatcttgatttcagtaaggcctttgacaaggtttcccatgacattcttgcaaacaagcttgtaaaatgtgggctagacaaagtaactgttaaatggatctgtaattggttgaccgactgaacccaaagggtgctcaacaatggctccttttcatcctggagagaagtgaccagtggggtcccacagggctctgtcctgggcccagtgctattcaacatctttatcaatgacctggacgacagaattgggagcatacttatcaaatttgcagatgacaccaaattaggaggaatagctaatactccagaggacaggatcaacattcaaaatgatctgaatagactagaaagctgggccaaagctaacaaaatgaaattcaacagagaaatgtaaggtattgcacttagggcagaaaaatgaaatgcacagatataggatgggggacacctttcacatgtagccagtgtggtgtggtggtttgaccactggactatgactctgaagactagggttcagatctctacttggccatgaaaacctgctaggtaaccttgggctagtcatactctttcagtcttgggggaaggcaatggcaaaccccttcagaacaaatcttgctgagaaaatcctcTGATAAGGtggccttagagtcatcatatgTCAAAAACAACCTGAAGCCACATGAAAACAACTGAAATATTTAATTCATATGTGTCATCTTTGTTTTgtaatttgcttatttatttcatGGAAGTATTATTAGATTGCAAGTCTATCTAGGCAGGATTTGCCATCTGAAGTGTTGTTTACAAAACTTAGTTCTCTAAGCAGAAAAAAATTACTACTGCTACCATTCCACTACAGTACTGTTATGACTACTGTTAATCAAAGGCCGCTTTAAATGCATTCGTTATTAACCTGGATAAACAGAGCGATACAATGGAGTGTTTATTTCTCCTTCTGCATTTCTTCTAGGCTGGAGCAGAATCCCATGCCAAATATGTTTGGTCATGGAGCTGAACTCAAGATGTTTGAGGAATTGGCACCAGATGTAAGGATTCAGCCATTTGTGCCCTTTTACTTGTTTTCACTGAAGTAATCATAATATGAATAGTGTTAGCATTATTAGCCAGTACTAATTACATGTTGATATGTCATTTTCCTGGTCTTCTAGGAGCTATTGAACAGGTCACCAGAGAAAATAATAGATTTCATCATCATTTCTCTCTCATACTGTTCACAGGAGTCTTTTCTTTCAGCAGGGGTTGAGCAAAGCCCTTCAGCATTTTCACActgatttttccttttctgttttttttaaaggtgtatgCAACCCTTAGGGGACACAGTGGGCAATTTTAACGTGTTTTTGGCCCACCTGACCTATTTTAGGACTGGAAGGACACTTTCCCAAAAGGGGAAGAAACTTGTGGTGCAAGCGCAAGAGCTACCTTTTGAAGTTCAGGAAAGGCATACGTAGCTTCCTGGGCCTCTAGAATCTGCCCACCCATGCTTTAAATTTTTTCCTATTAACTACTTAATACAGAAATTTATATGCCATTTCCTCCATTAAGGATTGCTTAATACAGCTTACAAAAATTATAAACATCATAATCATCCATAATTAAAATAGTGAACAGTTGTTCAAACATAAGACCAAAGCAATATTTAGCATTATGGGAGCAAGGGCTGCAGTCATCTGTTCTTGCAGTATCACATTTTGCTTCAGTTAGTTCCTGGCTGGACTAGTTTAGCAGTTGTTATATCTGACCCAGCAGTCTATTATGATTTGTGCTTTTCCTCCAGAGTAAGATTGCAAACTCGCTTTTAAAGCATAATTTGTAATCCTTGTTTGAAAGGCAAGCataaatcattatttaaataGAGCATCAAAGTATGGTTTGCTGAAGTTAAAAAAGCTGAAGTGGGTTGGGGGGTGTTTCATGCAGAGGAAATGGTCTGGATTATGCTTCATACACTTAACCATTCCTAACTTGCAAGACCATTTTCAACAGTGCTTTCGAATGGTAAATGTTATGTCAGAAAACACCCTTATTTGAAGCAGATTTTCTGGTATGTATTAACTTTTTCTCCCCTCATTATTCAGTTTAGGTTCCCTCTCAATGTTATCATGTCAAATTTGTGGCTGTTTGCACCTCTAGTTGGCAGGTAAGAAAGAGGCATGGTACTtagttgtttttaactattttcaAGAAGGCTTAGAAATAATGGTATTGTGGAGTAATTTACTTTCCCAACAACAATGTGGCCATTGCTGAGGGAAATGTTCCCCCATGAATGGCCAGGCTGTGTAGCTGGCTGCCTAATAAGGCTTTTGTAAAATAGCAACTTTATAGGTTTAGTTTGTTATGAATACTCTGAAATAGCATGCTTCTGTAAGTACTGAAATGTCCTGTCTGGTAGGATGAGTGTTAAGGTGGATGGCAGTTTATAGAGCTTAAGAGAATATATGCCTACCTCAAGTTATAGcaatctaaaattgtccacataagacaagggggaaggagaaggcaaTTGAGACAGGGTCAACAGGCagaatatgcatttatttaagcAGACGGGGTTTATTTAACCAGAGGCCACTCCCGTCTTGATCAACACAGAACTGTGGCAGCCACTCTCTGCGGTCCCAAGAGTGCCCACTTCTGTGGGCCCAAATGAGCCATGAAAAAGCGTGGTAAAAAACTGCGCCTTTCACGGCTAGTTTTGTGCCACATTCGCCGGCCTCAGAGGGATCTGCGGGTGTGCATGATCTGCATACTCTGCCCCTGGGTTGGCCCAACAGtggccctttggggctgtctgtttaaTAGAGTTAGAGTGCAACTTTATTAGGAATTGGGTGGGAGAAGTGAGTTGTTTTACTGTTGTctgctgatttttgtttttaataccaTTAAATTAACATTCCTATTCTGAAGTTTTACACCAACTAAGAGAAACCTGTAAATAGGCATTTTATCATTCTTTAAgtagtgcacccacatcatatgtgggtgtgctatacgtggctttcagtttacgctgaaagctgcacgtTGGAAATGGTAATGGCATGCCTGCGCCGTACATACTGCTCCACAcgacatgcatgagccccattattttcagtggggctcaagcatacacactatttgccttatgcagggtgtgtgtgtgtctggaacggatcccccacgtaaggcaagggaccactgtacatgcATTGGCATAAAATTAATTCAAATAAATGGTGGCCATagacttagaatcataaaatttgGTTAGAGTTGGAATATATCCAAGAGTCAACTAGTCCAACCCCTTatcagtgcaggaatccacatcATTCCTAAAAGATGACCATTCAATGTCTGTTTAAAAAATGTGAAGGAGAGACTACCATTTTTCTGAGGTAATCTTTGAATACCTCTTACTGATATTATTTCTAATATTAAGTTGAactctcctttcttgtaattggGATCCATTACTTTGAGTCATACCCTCTGAAATAGCAAAACAAAAGGCTTGATCCTCCTCCTATATGACAGACGTTTGAAGATGGCTTTCatattatgctcaaaattctgcaacataaactccaaccatacatggagagagaaatcccaaagtTCCAAGcaaggttcagaaaaggaagaggcactagataccacattgcaaacatcttATGGCTAATGGTGCTCATGAGAATATAGAAGCTTACATTTATCTCTGCTGaaattcagtttgtttgttttgtaccaTTTCTGCTATTGGTTAAAAGTAAATTTGAATTCTGGTTTTGTCTCGTGAGCTATTGTAACCTTCCACTCCAGTTTGGCATTATGTGAAAATCTGATTAGTATTCTCCTTTCTCCGTCAGTTAAGGGATGAAGCAAACAGCCAAGAAGGAGCAGCATCTGGAGCACAATTGggctgggactgtggcaactgcatggcccactccctGCATTCCCAAACTACACCACCCAAGAGCTGGATTAAAACTGCTCCTTTTTAAGACCAGAGGGCTTCGTCGAAGCACTTCCAGCCTATTTGGGGCCGTACGTCATGTAAAAACTACAcccccaaagcatccagaagctgCTTCGTTTAGGCATGTGTTTTGGGTTCTAGTCATTTGCAAGGATGTAAACAAAACTGGAACCAGATTTcatattacatgcagcattaaaaaataattaatacatTGTATGTGGAAATGTATCACTGCAAGAATTCTCAAGTAAAGAAATTCAGGCAAAACACAATAAACATAACTGAGAAATGTATGTTTATTGAGCCAAAATATTGTTACTAATTTGTGGAAGGAAGCCTACATTAGTTTACTTTTGGACTTGAAGAAGTTTGTCTTTTTCATCTTCACACAGATTTCTTGAGCAACAACCCACCACAAATGCTTTAGTTCGAACCACTACTGCAATCACTATGTTTCATGGAGGAGTCAAGGTACCATTTTATGAATTAACAGGATTTCCCCTAAAGCATAATGAGAACAGTCTACATTTGTCTGATCTATAACCATGGCTTCCCAGATTACCACTCAAGATTACAAGAATACAAACCTCACCACCCACCCCGTCACTTTTTAAAGTGACATTTGCTCCTCCTAAATGGACTATTCTCTGTTCCTGAATTTAGGGTGTAGATTCTgtcttttcccttttatatacATATAGTATGAGATAGCCACCTGGGTAGACTGATAGAATAAGAACCACTGGTTTGCCTCCAAGTGTAAGTACATTAAACAGGGAGCTACAGCCATTTTCAACACTCTCACCTATGCTTCAGTAGATAGCACTATTTTCAAACAGCTGTTTATGGCATTGGTGGTGACAGGTggtagaaaggaagaggaggaaaagaggttgAACAAACTAAGCAGGCAGATCCTGAAATTGTTTGGATATAACCAGTAGAAGTTGACACTACTTGGGATGATATTGTTGCTGGTCAGCATATCTGCCTAAATACGAAATGAAGTGGTGAAATCACAGCGCTTCTACAGTTCTCTCGGTGCAAACCAATCTATAGTTTTCTCCCACCATTAGGGGTTGGAGAGAGGCAGAGCACAGGAAAGCTTGCTTGGCTTAAAATATCTTGATAGGAGACTACCCCATGTTGCTCTGTTGTCATGGTTCCACCCCTTGGGAAATTAGGCACTATGGCAGATGGGCCAGAGAAGCTTCCCCGGTTTCCTAGCCTGCCATGTGGCCATCTAGGCATTCTGATAGACCACCAAGAGGTTCAGTATTGAGAACGTACCACTGTTCCTCTCCACAAAGTGCAGACTTGGTTCCCAGATCACTGGGACCTAGGGTTGATATATTGGCACTAGATACTTTTAgatgtacactttttaaaaattaagtacaGGTACTCTAAAACTATTCCTCAAAAAAATCTTATTTGGTTAAGTGGCTTTCCTTGGTGTGCTAGTGAAACAGTGACACACAGTGGTGAAATGAGAAAGAGCATGTTGGGCTTACTTTCTTCATAATTCTTGTTTGCTAAAAAGCAGCCCAAACTACACCTGATGGTGGCAGACTTGCACCTTTTAATGCAGGCTTGTCCTAGTTATGTGGGAAGTAGGGTACAGTATATGGTTTAAAGGGGATTCATGATTAGGCAAATGAATTTGCAGCCTGACCCCCAAGCTGTTTTATTTCCAGGATGCATCTCTTTTGGGTCCCTCCCTTGGCAAAGAGCCAAAATAGAGCTTTTTGTAGTGTCATTACAAGTGGAGAGTGAAGAGAACAGTGACACTTCAAACAAGAAGTGTAAACAAGTGTGCTTTTTTCCTATCAATACAATTTGCAATCTTCATTTAATATTGATAGGATGGCACAGGCCAACTGATGACAGTGTAATGGGTTCAGAAATTATTAGTGAACAATGGAAATTGTTTGAAAGCTGCTATGTTTCATCTGTGGTTTGTTGCTTGAAGATAATGCCTTTTGCATTTAtgcttatttttttcttcccttgtCTCTAGTCCAATGTTATTCCACCATCTGCGAATGCAACTGTGAATTTCCGCATCCATTCAGCTCAAACAGTTGATCAGGTACTTTAACTATGTGCAATATTATTTGTTTTCACACTTCATGTTTTATCTTTGTGAAAAGCCAGTCTGGGACTGTTCAGTGTCTTCTTCAGTCTGGCAGCGAGACATATTTGAAAATGGTAAAGAACAAAAATACTGTAGAGTtatttccagaaaataaaggAGCCGGACAGGGTCAAGACAGAAAGAAGCTGAGAAAAAGAGGCTGGAGCAAGATGACACTGGAAGTTGTAAAGTCTCAAGCAGGGTCCTTGAGGACAGACATAGATTTCTCTTTTGTAAATTAAGCAaggatgcatttgaggaagtaggcttaagtttacaaaagctcatggtatcaacttctttctttcacttcgtttcaaaggtgctacaggatccctttgcatacaggttACAtatagtacagtcagctctccatatccacagatttttttatccatggattcaagcatccacacattgaaaattttccaaaaatgtaaaaaaatacaaaaaacaaaccttgcttttgtcattttatacaagggacaccagctgactgtgccattgtatttaatggaacttgagtctccacaggttttgttattcatggaagttcctggaaccaaaccttagtggataccaagggcccactataatagATTGCAGTAAGAGTTACTGAAATTTCTGTTCTTGCCCCTTATCCCCTGACAGCAGCATTAACTCAGAAGTAGCAATATCTTGAATTTCCATCTTGGGAATTAAACTCATGCTTTACGTG
Encoded proteins:
- the PM20D1 gene encoding N-fatty-acyl-amino acid synthase/hydrolase PM20D1 isoform X1 produces the protein MPPLPPASPRGLLWLLGLGLCGAAAALMAVALARTYGTRRPPTAEAPAALRKPRLAGPAFSAQERQELKEALRGAIRIQTVSFSEDDQNITALAEFEPYIRKAFPGVFSATFIHHEVIGGYSHLFTIQGSNSQLQPYMLLAHIDVVPASPEGWDVSDPFSAEEHNGFIYGRGTLDNKNSVMGILHALEFLLRRNYRPQRSFYIGLGHDEEIGGQKGAKKIVAELESRGLKLAFLLDEGSFIYDGIVTGIEKPVALIAITEKGAITAHFGVTSVPGHSSAPPKRTSIGILSEAMSRLEQNPMPNMFGHGAELKMFEELAPDFRFPLNVIMSNLWLFAPLVGRFLEQQPTTNALVRTTTAITMFHGGVKSNVIPPSANATVNFRIHSAQTVDQVPWAE
- the PM20D1 gene encoding N-fatty-acyl-amino acid synthase/hydrolase PM20D1 isoform X2, producing MPPLPPASPRGLLWLLGLGLCGAAAALMAVALARTYGTRRPPTAEAPAALRKPRLAGPAFSAQERQELKEALRGAIRIQTVSFSEDDQNITALAEFEPYIRKAFPGVFSATFIHHEVIGGYSHLFTIQGSNSQLQPYMLLAHIDVVPASPEGWDVSDPFSAEEHNGFIYGRGTLDNKNSVMGILHALEFLLRRNYRPQRSFYIGLGHDEEIGGQKGAKKIVAELESRGLKLAFLLDEGSFIYDGIVTGIEKPVALIAITEKGAITAHFGVTSVPGHSSAPPKRTSIGILSEAMSRLEQNPMPNMFGHGAELKMFEELAPDFRFPLNVIMSNLWLFAPLVGS